The following are from one region of the Gammaproteobacteria bacterium genome:
- a CDS encoding cation transporter: MNLFPDPSHQQRYREVRRVTLVGSAVDFVLGVAKIIVGWFANSQALIADGIHSLSDLLTGFIVLYAAKHAHKSADEIHPYGYGRIETLATVSLGIVLISVAIGIAYEAIKRLNDPAVVLDFTTVALLVALLSVISKEWVYRYTISAARRLRSDLLTASAWHSRSDAFSSVVVLIGISGVMLGYPYWDAVAAVVVAAMIAKIGSSLVRSSTLELIDVALDPDKVSAIRRHIHAVKGVRSIHTLRTRKSAGNAFVDVHIQVDPRLSVSEGHQIGDSVRRRLLQQVTEVTDVTVHIDPENDERGSPCHDLPLREQVIAELKQRWPQLPVDAVEAVTLHYLAGAIDVELDLPIGILQGIDEAKHLVQELKQAVSVLPYINTVHVRFRV; this comes from the coding sequence GTGAATTTATTTCCGGATCCATCGCATCAGCAGCGCTACCGGGAGGTGCGCAGGGTCACCTTGGTCGGGTCGGCGGTGGATTTCGTATTGGGGGTCGCCAAAATCATCGTGGGGTGGTTTGCCAATTCGCAAGCGTTGATCGCCGATGGCATCCATTCGCTATCCGATTTGCTGACCGGCTTTATCGTGCTTTACGCCGCCAAGCATGCGCATAAAAGCGCGGATGAAATTCATCCGTACGGTTACGGACGGATTGAAACGCTGGCAACGGTCAGCCTCGGTATCGTGCTGATCAGCGTGGCGATCGGTATTGCGTATGAAGCGATCAAGCGGTTGAACGATCCGGCGGTCGTGCTAGATTTTACTACGGTGGCATTGCTGGTTGCATTGCTGTCGGTGATTTCCAAAGAATGGGTTTACCGTTATACGATATCGGCTGCGCGGCGTTTACGTTCGGATTTGCTGACAGCCAGCGCCTGGCATAGCCGCTCCGACGCTTTTTCATCGGTTGTGGTGCTGATCGGCATTAGCGGTGTGATGCTCGGATATCCGTATTGGGATGCGGTGGCGGCGGTGGTGGTGGCTGCCATGATCGCCAAGATCGGCTCCAGCCTGGTGCGTTCGAGTACGCTCGAGTTGATCGATGTGGCGCTGGATCCCGACAAAGTCAGTGCAATCCGCCGGCATATTCATGCGGTCAAAGGCGTGCGTTCGATCCATACGCTCAGAACGCGGAAAAGCGCCGGTAACGCTTTTGTCGATGTGCATATCCAGGTCGATCCTCGCCTCAGCGTATCGGAAGGCCATCAGATTGGTGACAGCGTGCGGCGGCGCTTGCTGCAACAAGTCACCGAAGTTACCGACGTGACCGTGCATATCGATCCGGAAAATGATGAACGCGGCTCGCCTTGTCATGATCTGCCTTTGCGTGAACAGGTCATCGCTGAACTTAAGCAACGCTGGCCGCAATTGCCGGTTGATGCGGTTGAGGCGGTGACATTGCACTATTTGGCCGGTGCGATTGATGTGGAACTGGATTTGCCGATCGGAATTCTGCAGGGTATCGATGAAGCGAAACATCTGGTGCAAGAACTGAAACAAGCCGTTTCGGTACTGCCCTATATCAACACTGTGCACGTGCGGTTCCGGGTCTAG
- a CDS encoding diguanylate cyclase, with the protein MKQDIKDTNLNPSVIARETLKQLAILKISPTPDNYHKLYDQIAGNPENQISAITAKLLSELAKEFPRHTPPLLNCANNLEEAVSEKNWSKYKAALIKFISNEIAAGEIPLVPVQVKTKSAIPWGETIGNLFAELDRNQAVSVVEKKRNSFRQVLHGFANDSELLHDQLSVLLDSWKAPMPEPQEQIGDDRNEVSLPAVKPEYAHGSYTGQLLDLLAQMLENVIANQISNKILAEEARSLALQVREIKDKPEMEQFVVRFQQFCVRLELSKQGDASLQQGLLKLLNLLMDSTGELLSEDQWIKSQLAKLKETMARPLDMQIVARAEQYLAEIVQRQEVVKNSLSKARVTMRQMVTSLISNLEELSDATGDYQQKLEGYAKRINEADDIDEINQLLAEIMQETQKVQKNVLNYRNDLITARAEAETAQSQINLLETQLQEMGEKVHEDHLTGILNRRGFDNAYQREASFATRNHTPLCFALLDIDNFKQLNDTHGHHVGDNALRHLVDAVKETVRREDVVSRYGGEEFVILLPNTGLKEAVQAISRIRRFMTKKFFLHDNNRLLITFSAGVAQFNPGESQEDLFKRADEALYRAKKNGKNQVVAA; encoded by the coding sequence ATGAAACAAGATATCAAAGATACCAATTTAAATCCTTCCGTGATTGCACGCGAAACGTTGAAGCAGCTTGCCATACTTAAAATTTCGCCGACACCGGATAATTATCACAAACTGTACGATCAGATTGCGGGCAATCCGGAAAATCAAATTTCAGCCATTACCGCAAAATTGCTGAGCGAATTGGCAAAGGAATTTCCACGCCACACGCCGCCGTTGCTGAATTGCGCCAATAACCTGGAAGAGGCGGTGAGTGAGAAAAACTGGTCAAAGTACAAAGCCGCCCTGATTAAATTCATCAGCAATGAAATCGCAGCCGGAGAAATTCCGCTGGTTCCCGTGCAGGTAAAGACCAAATCCGCAATACCGTGGGGTGAAACGATCGGAAATCTGTTTGCCGAACTGGATCGCAACCAAGCCGTATCTGTGGTTGAAAAGAAACGGAACAGCTTCCGGCAAGTTTTGCACGGATTCGCAAACGATTCCGAATTATTGCATGACCAATTATCGGTTTTGCTGGATTCGTGGAAAGCCCCAATGCCGGAGCCTCAAGAACAGATCGGCGATGACCGGAATGAAGTGTCATTGCCGGCGGTAAAGCCAGAATACGCGCATGGCAGCTATACCGGTCAGCTTCTGGATTTACTCGCGCAGATGCTGGAAAACGTTATCGCCAATCAAATCAGTAATAAGATTCTGGCGGAAGAAGCGCGATCATTGGCGCTTCAAGTGCGGGAAATCAAAGATAAGCCGGAAATGGAGCAATTTGTTGTTCGTTTTCAGCAGTTCTGTGTTCGATTGGAATTGTCGAAACAAGGCGATGCCAGCTTGCAGCAAGGCTTGCTGAAGTTATTGAACCTGTTGATGGACAGTACTGGTGAATTGTTATCGGAAGATCAGTGGATTAAAAGTCAGCTTGCCAAGTTGAAAGAGACCATGGCGCGGCCTTTGGATATGCAAATCGTCGCCCGAGCGGAGCAATATCTGGCAGAAATCGTGCAACGGCAGGAAGTAGTAAAGAATAGTTTAAGTAAAGCCAGGGTAACGATGCGGCAAATGGTTACTTCGCTGATCTCCAATCTGGAAGAACTATCGGATGCGACCGGCGATTATCAGCAGAAACTGGAGGGTTACGCGAAAAGAATCAATGAAGCTGACGACATTGACGAAATCAATCAGCTACTTGCCGAAATCATGCAAGAGACCCAGAAAGTACAGAAAAATGTGCTGAATTACCGTAATGATCTGATCACTGCACGAGCGGAAGCCGAAACGGCGCAAAGTCAAATCAATCTGCTTGAAACCCAATTGCAGGAAATGGGTGAGAAAGTGCATGAAGACCACCTGACCGGCATACTGAACCGGCGCGGGTTTGATAATGCCTACCAGCGTGAAGCATCATTCGCCACACGCAACCATACGCCATTGTGTTTTGCATTACTGGATATTGATAATTTCAAGCAATTGAATGATACCCACGGACATCATGTGGGCGATAACGCCTTGCGGCATTTGGTGGATGCGGTCAAAGAAACGGTACGGCGGGAAGATGTCGTATCGCGCTACGGCGGTGAGGAATTTGTAATCCTGCTGCCCAATACCGGATTAAAGGAAGCGGTCCAAGCCATATCCAGAATCCGCCGCTTCATGACCAAGAAGTTCTTTTTGCATGACAATAACCGGCTATTAATTACGTTCAGTGCCGGCGTCGCGCAGTTTAATCCGGGAGAATCGCAAGAAGATCTTTTTAAGCGCGCCGATGAGGCATTGTATCGCGCTAAGAAGAACGGCAAGAATCAGGTTGTTGCTGCATAA
- a CDS encoding YjfB family protein, which produces MDINGIAGMATAMAESSTNQAVGIAVLKKAMDVNAAGALALIEALPDANQSAANLPPHLGQNINLTA; this is translated from the coding sequence ATGGACATCAATGGTATAGCAGGTATGGCAACCGCAATGGCTGAATCCAGCACAAACCAGGCAGTCGGAATAGCGGTTCTGAAAAAAGCGATGGATGTGAATGCTGCAGGTGCATTGGCCTTGATTGAAGCACTGCCTGATGCGAATCAATCCGCTGCCAATCTGCCGCCGCATTTGGGGCAGAATATCAATCTCACGGCTTAA